From the genome of Pyxidicoccus trucidator, one region includes:
- a CDS encoding MarR family winged helix-turn-helix transcriptional regulator: MSSEHLERKTKSADSRRRAEAVTEPEQRDLPRQAWALLFELMHAHMRNFPALAAEFELSPVQAHVLRQLGEAPLAMSTLAGYLSCDASNVTGLVDRMEARGLVERRSSEQDRRVKMLVLTDAGAALRERLLERMAEPPEAIAGLGDDDLRALRDIMRRALHSQ; this comes from the coding sequence ATGAGCAGCGAGCACCTGGAGCGGAAGACGAAGTCAGCGGACTCGCGGCGGCGCGCCGAGGCCGTCACGGAACCGGAGCAGCGGGACTTGCCACGGCAGGCGTGGGCGCTCCTCTTCGAGCTGATGCACGCGCACATGCGCAACTTCCCCGCGCTGGCGGCGGAGTTCGAGCTGTCGCCGGTGCAGGCGCACGTGCTGAGGCAGCTCGGCGAGGCGCCGCTGGCGATGAGCACGCTGGCGGGCTACCTGTCCTGCGACGCGTCCAACGTGACGGGCCTGGTGGACCGGATGGAGGCGCGCGGGCTGGTGGAGCGGCGCAGCTCCGAGCAGGACCGGCGGGTGAAGATGCTGGTGCTGACGGACGCGGGCGCGGCGCTGCGCGAGCGGCTGCTGGAGCGGATGGCCGAGCCCCCCGAGGCCATCGCCGGGCTGGGTGACGACGACTTGCGCGCCCTGCGCGACATCATGCGCCGGGCGCTGCACTCGCAGTAG
- a CDS encoding energy transducer TonB: MSQAVLDSSSLSPPRRERSTVVVGVFLFVSLVIHGGGFWMLGRIADRPRPVAQRPVELVMVEVQKPPPPPPPEEKKEEPKPPPPKVKPVKPPPIKVAEAPKPLPPPPVEAPPPPNNTPPPEPQAKPPPLVVGMTMSSTTSAGTFAAPVGNTSYGRVDRTAKDPKEVKGYSAPKYTPIYQVDSEPTVASEVKIPYPEEARRAGVEGTVTLSITIDNEGKVVAAKILNGPGYGLNEAARDAIRRFRFKPAFKGGEAVSTEMKYSYTFLLD; encoded by the coding sequence ATGAGCCAGGCGGTCCTCGACAGCTCGTCCCTCTCTCCTCCCCGCCGGGAGCGCTCCACCGTCGTGGTGGGCGTCTTCCTGTTCGTGTCGCTGGTGATTCACGGCGGGGGCTTCTGGATGCTCGGCCGCATCGCCGACCGGCCCCGGCCCGTGGCGCAGCGCCCGGTGGAGCTGGTCATGGTGGAGGTGCAGAAGCCGCCCCCGCCGCCGCCGCCCGAGGAGAAGAAGGAGGAGCCCAAGCCGCCTCCGCCCAAGGTGAAGCCGGTGAAGCCTCCGCCCATCAAGGTGGCCGAGGCCCCGAAGCCCCTGCCGCCTCCGCCCGTGGAGGCCCCGCCGCCGCCCAACAACACGCCCCCGCCGGAGCCGCAGGCGAAGCCTCCGCCGCTCGTGGTGGGCATGACGATGTCGTCCACCACCAGCGCCGGCACCTTCGCCGCGCCCGTGGGCAACACGTCCTACGGCAGGGTGGACCGCACCGCGAAGGACCCCAAGGAGGTGAAGGGGTACTCGGCGCCGAAGTACACGCCCATCTACCAGGTGGACTCCGAGCCCACCGTGGCCTCCGAGGTGAAGATTCCCTACCCGGAGGAGGCCCGCCGCGCCGGAGTCGAGGGCACGGTGACGCTGTCCATCACCATCGACAACGAGGGCAAGGTGGTGGCCGCGAAGATTCTCAACGGGCCCGGCTACGGGCTCAACGAGGCGGCGCGCGACGCCATCCGCCGCTTCCGCTTCAAGCCCGCCTTCAAGGGCGGCGAGGCCGTCTCCACGGAGATGAAGTACTCGTACACCTTCCTGCTGGACTGA
- a CDS encoding ExbD/TolR family protein — translation MAGGAQQDNEEEITGINVTPLVDIVLVLLIIFMVTANFIVRETVEVDLPRAANGGETVQGLVNVVMDKDGKLFFDGTELSETDLSAKVAEQVAKDKDTRAIISADQSIPYGRVMRLIDVVKGQGIAKFALNIEKDVTPAATPAAP, via the coding sequence ATGGCCGGAGGAGCCCAGCAGGACAACGAAGAGGAAATCACCGGCATCAACGTCACGCCGCTGGTGGACATCGTGCTGGTGCTGCTCATCATCTTCATGGTGACGGCGAACTTCATCGTCCGCGAGACGGTGGAAGTCGACCTGCCCCGCGCCGCCAACGGCGGTGAGACGGTGCAGGGCCTGGTCAACGTCGTCATGGACAAGGACGGCAAGCTCTTCTTCGACGGCACCGAGCTGAGCGAGACCGACCTGTCCGCGAAGGTGGCCGAGCAGGTGGCCAAGGACAAGGACACCCGCGCCATCATCAGCGCCGACCAGTCGATTCCCTACGGCCGCGTCATGCGGCTCATCGACGTGGTGAAGGGCCAGGGCATCGCCAAGTTCGCGCTCAACATCGAGAAGGACGTGACCCCCGCGGCCACGCCCGCCGCGCCCTGA
- a CDS encoding MotA/TolQ/ExbB proton channel family protein: MTPYLLLSQAGQPELGWLSSKLLGVTLTSAEWVLWILVVLSVLSIAIMLERTVYFVRNRLPDSEGLAVRLARGDFEAARKAVEGKSGMEAAVVREALASTAQGADTVEQVIASTMSRERPQYERFLSFLGTLGNNAPFIGLFGTVLGIIKAFHDLGSANVKGAAIQQTVMAGISEALVATAVGLAVAIPAVVAFNIFNRQLKTLTSRANALGYALVGSMRAERPASDAARAAEVR, from the coding sequence ATGACGCCCTATCTCCTTCTGTCCCAGGCAGGTCAACCCGAGCTTGGCTGGCTCAGCAGCAAGCTGCTCGGCGTGACGCTCACCTCCGCCGAGTGGGTGCTCTGGATTCTCGTCGTACTCTCGGTGCTCTCCATCGCCATCATGCTGGAGCGCACGGTGTACTTCGTGCGCAACCGGCTGCCGGACTCGGAAGGCCTCGCCGTGCGCCTCGCCCGCGGTGACTTCGAGGCCGCGCGCAAGGCCGTGGAGGGCAAGAGCGGCATGGAGGCCGCCGTCGTCCGCGAGGCGCTGGCGTCCACCGCCCAGGGCGCGGACACCGTGGAGCAGGTGATTGCCTCCACCATGTCCCGCGAGCGCCCCCAGTACGAGCGCTTCCTCTCCTTCCTCGGCACGCTGGGCAACAACGCCCCGTTCATCGGCCTGTTCGGCACGGTGCTCGGCATCATCAAGGCGTTCCATGATTTGGGCTCCGCCAACGTGAAGGGCGCGGCGATTCAACAGACGGTCATGGCCGGCATCTCCGAGGCGCTCGTCGCCACGGCGGTGGGCCTCGCGGTCGCCATTCCGGCGGTGGTCGCCTTCAACATCTTCAACCGCCAGCTCAAGACGCTCACCAGCCGCGCCAACGCCCTGGGCTACGCCCTGGTGGGCAGCATGCGCGCCGAGCGCCCGGCTTCGGACGCGGCGCGCGCCGCGGAGGTCCGCTAG
- a CDS encoding aldo/keto reductase family protein has translation MHFRHLGRSGLVVSEISYGNWITHGSQVEEESALACVRAALDVGITTFDTADVYAGTKAEEVLGRALKGQRRAGYELFTKVYWPTGNGKNDRGLSRKHILESIDGSLRRLQTDYVDLYQAHRFDFETPLEETMLAFADVVRQGKALYIGVSEWTADQIRKGAALARELRVPFISNQPQYSMLWRVIESQVIPASDAEGLGQIVWSPIAQGVLSGKYLPGKPPPSGSRATDPSGSRFMTRLLTDDVLTRVQQLQPLAKEAGLTMAQLAIAWVLQNKSVSSAIVGATRPEQVHDNVKAAGVKLETELLRRIDAVLGPVVEKDPALTESPPRRP, from the coding sequence ATGCACTTCCGACATCTCGGTCGCAGCGGTCTGGTCGTCAGTGAAATCTCCTACGGCAACTGGATTACCCACGGCTCCCAGGTCGAAGAGGAATCAGCGCTCGCGTGCGTGCGCGCGGCGCTGGACGTGGGCATCACCACCTTCGACACCGCGGACGTCTACGCGGGCACCAAGGCCGAGGAGGTGCTCGGGCGCGCGCTGAAGGGCCAGCGCCGCGCCGGCTACGAGCTCTTCACCAAGGTGTACTGGCCCACCGGAAACGGGAAGAACGACCGGGGCCTGTCCCGCAAGCACATCCTGGAGTCCATTGACGGCTCGCTGCGCCGCCTGCAGACGGACTACGTGGACCTGTACCAGGCGCACCGCTTCGACTTCGAGACGCCGCTGGAGGAGACGATGCTCGCGTTCGCCGACGTCGTCCGCCAGGGCAAGGCGCTCTACATCGGCGTCTCCGAGTGGACCGCCGACCAGATTCGCAAGGGCGCCGCGCTGGCCCGCGAGCTGCGCGTGCCCTTCATCTCCAACCAGCCGCAGTACTCCATGCTGTGGCGGGTCATCGAGTCCCAGGTCATCCCCGCGTCCGACGCGGAAGGGCTGGGGCAGATTGTCTGGTCCCCCATCGCCCAGGGCGTGCTCAGCGGCAAGTACCTCCCCGGCAAGCCGCCTCCGTCCGGCAGCCGCGCCACGGACCCGAGCGGCTCGCGCTTCATGACCCGCCTGCTGACGGACGACGTACTCACCCGCGTGCAGCAGCTCCAGCCCCTGGCGAAGGAGGCGGGCCTCACCATGGCCCAGCTCGCCATCGCCTGGGTGCTCCAGAACAAGAGCGTCTCTTCCGCCATCGTCGGCGCCACCCGCCCGGAGCAGGTGCACGACAACGTGAAGGCCGCCGGCGTGAAGCTGGAGACCGAGCTGCTGCGCCGCATCGACGCGGTGCTCGGCCCCGTCGTCGAGAAGGACCCGGCCCTCACCGAGAGCCCGCCTCGCCGCCCGTAG
- a CDS encoding DoxX family membrane protein: MSFAIVLLTLFALLHLPPLRRLPALATPQDRAAVAAGLFFIGAGVMHFAMPLRYDAMIPPQLPSPRFWVLLSGAFQVAGGVGMLLRRTRRLASLGLIALLLAILPANIHEARANSASHVLPFPDWYFWLRIPFQLVYVAWVAWAGGLWRIRTRARLEAHG, translated from the coding sequence ATGTCCTTCGCCATCGTCCTGCTCACCCTCTTCGCGCTGCTGCACCTGCCCCCGCTGCGCCGCCTGCCGGCGCTCGCCACGCCCCAGGACCGCGCCGCCGTGGCCGCGGGCCTCTTCTTCATCGGCGCTGGCGTCATGCACTTCGCCATGCCCCTGCGCTACGACGCGATGATTCCCCCGCAGCTCCCGTCGCCGCGCTTCTGGGTCCTCCTCTCCGGCGCCTTCCAGGTGGCGGGCGGGGTGGGAATGCTGCTCCGTCGCACCCGGCGGCTCGCGTCCCTGGGACTCATCGCCCTGCTGCTCGCCATCCTCCCGGCCAACATCCACGAGGCCCGGGCGAACTCAGCCTCCCACGTGCTCCCCTTCCCGGACTGGTACTTCTGGCTGCGCATTCCCTTCCAGCTCGTCTACGTCGCCTGGGTAGCGTGGGCCGGTGGACTCTGGCGCATCAGGACGCGTGCGAGGCTGGAGGCCCACGGCTAG
- a CDS encoding helix-turn-helix transcriptional regulator has protein sequence MLLARPPDLAPRAPWPDMPLVVWPAALAMWGPGDQSTKHAHHAMHLVLCRQGTLSVRAQGMKAAEQVAGVLVGPDVSHAIDARGSEVLLLFIEPESDDGLRLKASLEGEGPVRIFDEARRDALLGALPRSGSIPHDAVGPWMESALESLSGTPEPPRRVHPRVRKLLRHLRAEPAPEDTSLEALSAVVGLSPGRLMHAFTESMGVPLRPYLLWLRLQRAAGAIAAGRTLGEAAHAAGFSDSAHLTRTFRRMFGTTPSSLQRRSQFVQAKARPGAAS, from the coding sequence ATGCTCCTCGCCCGACCACCAGACCTCGCGCCACGCGCCCCGTGGCCGGACATGCCGCTGGTGGTCTGGCCCGCCGCGCTCGCCATGTGGGGCCCGGGGGACCAGTCGACGAAGCACGCCCACCACGCCATGCACCTGGTGCTCTGCCGCCAGGGCACCCTCTCCGTCCGCGCGCAGGGCATGAAGGCGGCCGAGCAGGTGGCGGGCGTCCTGGTCGGCCCCGACGTCTCCCACGCCATCGACGCCCGGGGCAGCGAGGTCCTCCTCCTCTTCATCGAGCCCGAGAGCGACGACGGCCTGCGGCTCAAGGCGTCCCTGGAAGGCGAAGGCCCCGTGCGCATCTTCGACGAGGCCCGGCGCGATGCCCTGCTGGGCGCCCTGCCCCGCTCAGGCTCCATCCCCCACGACGCCGTGGGCCCGTGGATGGAGTCCGCCCTGGAGTCCCTCTCCGGCACGCCCGAGCCACCCCGCCGCGTCCACCCGCGCGTGCGCAAGTTGCTGCGCCACCTGCGCGCCGAGCCGGCGCCGGAGGACACCTCGCTCGAAGCCCTCTCGGCGGTGGTCGGCCTGTCCCCCGGCCGCCTGATGCACGCCTTCACGGAGTCGATGGGCGTCCCCCTGCGCCCCTACCTGCTCTGGCTCCGCCTCCAGCGGGCGGCGGGCGCCATCGCCGCCGGCCGGACGCTCGGAGAGGCGGCGCACGCGGCCGGCTTCTCGGACTCGGCGCACCTGACGCGCACCTTCCGGCGCATGTTCGGCACCACGCCCTCCTCCCTCCAACGACGTAGCCAGTTCGTTCAAGCGAAGGCCCGGCCCGGCGCCGCATCTTGA
- a CDS encoding alpha-amylase family glycosyl hydrolase: MATRNDMATSTVKPNELKQWRKDFHESVCKARGNEVLQRSQRTRSAPELFGPAETLQAPANLTAFVPAEPWPQPSWRAGMGAIPYDGGTTFRVWAPHAQRVQVVGEFSHWHAVELAREPSGNFSRDINGARNGHQYQFVIQGKYGDWRWRNDPRAADVTNSTGNSVIVDHRDFLWRYDHHFRMPAFHEVVLYELHVGTFHDSPGWGPGHWLSAIDKLDYLRDLGVNLVELMPSSEFAGDFSWGYNPTFPFAPESSYGTPNDLKRFVDEAHRRGIGVILDVVYNHLGPSDLPHWDFDGETFGRGGMYFYTDERANTPWGATRPDYGRPEVRDYLRDNALMWLRDYHMDGLRLDATKEIRNANGAVNPAGWEVLRSISEAVKREFPWKLLIAEDMGGDPAITHSHGAGFDSQWDASFVHPVRAALTAPFDEARDLNAVRDALYARYNGQATQRIIYTESHDEVANGRSRIPSEVAPHDTGGRLAKKKSLLGAALTLTTPGIPMLFMGQEFMQDGHFDDGTPLDWNRAGWFSGIRQAYRDLVRLRRNWHDTSAGLRGEHLNVFHLNPADKVLAFHRWQQGGPGDDVVVLVNLGHRAFSWYELGLPSDGLWRVRFNSDWAGYAPDFGNTPTHDVWASWGGRDGLPARGGLALGSYSAVILSRDRW; this comes from the coding sequence ATGGCGACGAGGAACGACATGGCGACGAGCACGGTGAAGCCGAACGAACTGAAACAGTGGCGCAAGGACTTCCACGAGTCCGTCTGCAAGGCGCGCGGCAATGAAGTCCTCCAGCGCTCGCAGCGGACACGCTCCGCACCGGAGCTCTTCGGCCCGGCGGAGACACTCCAGGCCCCAGCGAATCTCACGGCCTTCGTCCCCGCCGAGCCCTGGCCGCAGCCCTCCTGGCGCGCCGGCATGGGCGCCATCCCCTACGACGGCGGCACCACCTTCCGTGTCTGGGCCCCGCATGCCCAGCGCGTCCAGGTCGTGGGCGAGTTCAGCCACTGGCACGCCGTGGAGCTCGCCCGCGAGCCCTCCGGCAACTTCTCCCGCGACATCAACGGCGCCCGCAACGGCCACCAGTACCAGTTCGTCATCCAGGGCAAGTACGGCGACTGGCGCTGGCGCAATGACCCGCGCGCCGCGGACGTCACCAACTCCACCGGCAACAGCGTCATCGTCGACCACCGCGACTTCCTCTGGCGCTACGACCACCACTTCCGCATGCCGGCCTTCCACGAGGTCGTCCTCTACGAGCTGCACGTGGGCACCTTCCACGACTCGCCCGGCTGGGGCCCCGGCCACTGGCTGAGCGCCATCGACAAGCTCGACTACCTCCGCGACCTGGGCGTCAACCTGGTGGAGTTGATGCCCTCCTCCGAGTTCGCCGGCGACTTCTCCTGGGGCTACAACCCCACCTTCCCCTTCGCGCCGGAGAGCTCCTACGGCACGCCGAACGACCTCAAGCGCTTCGTGGACGAGGCCCACCGGCGCGGCATCGGCGTCATCCTCGACGTGGTCTACAACCACCTCGGCCCCAGCGACCTGCCCCACTGGGACTTCGACGGCGAGACGTTCGGCCGGGGCGGCATGTACTTCTACACGGACGAGCGCGCGAACACGCCCTGGGGCGCGACGCGTCCCGACTACGGCCGCCCCGAGGTGCGCGACTACCTGCGCGACAACGCACTCATGTGGCTGCGCGACTACCACATGGACGGCCTGCGCCTGGACGCCACGAAGGAAATCCGCAACGCCAACGGCGCGGTCAACCCGGCAGGCTGGGAAGTGCTCCGCTCCATCTCCGAGGCCGTGAAGCGCGAGTTCCCCTGGAAGCTCCTCATCGCCGAGGACATGGGCGGAGACCCCGCCATTACGCATTCCCACGGCGCCGGGTTCGACTCGCAGTGGGACGCCTCCTTCGTCCACCCCGTGCGCGCCGCGCTCACCGCACCGTTCGATGAGGCCAGAGACCTCAACGCCGTCCGTGACGCGCTGTACGCCCGATACAACGGCCAGGCCACCCAGCGCATCATCTACACGGAGAGCCACGACGAGGTGGCCAACGGCAGGAGCCGCATCCCCTCGGAAGTCGCGCCGCACGACACCGGAGGCCGACTGGCGAAGAAGAAGTCCCTCCTGGGCGCGGCCCTCACACTCACAACTCCCGGCATCCCCATGCTCTTCATGGGGCAGGAGTTCATGCAGGACGGCCACTTCGACGACGGCACCCCGCTCGACTGGAACCGCGCCGGCTGGTTCAGCGGCATCCGCCAGGCGTACCGGGACCTCGTCCGCCTGCGCCGCAACTGGCACGACACCAGCGCGGGCCTGCGCGGAGAGCACCTCAACGTCTTCCACCTCAACCCCGCCGACAAGGTGCTGGCCTTCCACCGCTGGCAGCAGGGCGGCCCGGGGGATGACGTGGTGGTGCTGGTCAACCTCGGCCACCGCGCCTTCTCCTGGTACGAACTGGGCCTGCCCTCGGACGGGCTGTGGCGGGTGCGCTTCAACAGCGACTGGGCGGGCTACGCGCCCGACTTCGGCAACACGCCCACCCATGACGTGTGGGCCTCGTGGGGCGGGCGGGACGGCCTGCCCGCGCGCGGCGGCCTGGCGCTCGGGAGCTACAGCGCGGTCATCCTTTCGAGAGACCGCTGGTAG